A genome region from Blautia coccoides includes the following:
- the smpB gene encoding SsrA-binding protein SmpB, translated as MGKESGIRLIANNKKAYHDYFIEDTYEAGIELAGTEVKSMRMGKCSIKESFIQIDRGEVFVWGMHISPYEKGNIFNKDPLRTRKLLLHQYEIRKIAAKIAEKGYTLVPLKVYFKGSLVKVEIGIAKGKKLYDKRQDIAKKDQKREAEREFKVKNL; from the coding sequence ATGGGAAAAGAATCAGGGATTCGTCTGATCGCAAACAATAAAAAAGCCTATCATGATTACTTTATAGAAGATACCTATGAAGCAGGGATCGAGCTTGCAGGAACTGAGGTCAAATCCATGCGAATGGGAAAATGCAGCATCAAGGAATCCTTTATCCAGATCGACAGAGGAGAGGTTTTCGTCTGGGGCATGCATATCAGTCCTTATGAAAAAGGGAATATTTTTAATAAAGATCCGCTGAGGACCAGAAAACTTTTGCTCCATCAGTATGAGATCCGCAAAATCGCGGCTAAAATAGCAGAGAAAGGTTATACTCTGGTACCGCTTAAGGTTTACTTTAAAGGAAGTCTTGTAAAAGTGGAAATCGGGATCGCAAAAGGTAAGAAACTGTATGATAAGAGACAGGACATTGCCAAGAAGGATCAGAAAAGAGAAGCTGAGCGGGAATTCAAAGTAAAGAACCTGTAA
- the rnr gene encoding ribonuclease R — protein MKKNAQVKKRKKMLYEIMCCKEYTPMRAKDLAVLLQIPAGKRDELHKILDMLLEEGKISINKRGRYEAVRKENGKKQKEPSREQEKKSKGKREFYLTGTFVGNAKGFGFVEVEGEEEDIFISEEHTGDALHKDTVQIRIIKEERDGRRREGAVVKVLERGMKEVVGTYEKSDSFGFLVPDNRKFSKDIFIPMEHSMGAVSGDKVVAAIRNYGSRSRNPEGKVKEILGHKGEKGVDVMSVARSYDLPMEFPEKVLNQADRIKESLNEGDYYGRMDLRDWTMVTIDGEDAKDLDDAVSITKEGEFYRLGVHIADVSNYVQYNSALDREALKRGTSVYLVDRVIPMLPKKLSNGICSLNAGEDRLALSCLMDIDKKGNVIGHKIAETVIHVDRRMTYTNVKKILLHEDEEVTMEYAELAPMFFLMQELSGILRKKRGKRGAIDFDFPESKIKLDENGRPTEIYPYEQNVATEIIEDFMLLANETVAEEYYFRDIPFVYRTHDDPDPEKMEAVLTMIRGTGIRVKKAKQEIHPKEVQRILDEIEGMDCEPFFSRLLLRSMKQAKYTIDCSGHFGLAARYYCHFTSPIRRYPDLQIHRIIKETIHGRMTQEKKKHYADLLDAVANQSSTLERRAEEVERETVKMKKAEYMESHIGEVFEGTISGVMEWGLYVELPNTIEGLVHVNTLTDDYYIFDREHYSLTGESKKRQYIMGQKIKVRVENADIVTKTVDFSPVTEESQEMAGGKE, from the coding sequence TTGAAAAAAAATGCACAGGTAAAAAAACGCAAGAAGATGCTGTATGAAATCATGTGCTGCAAGGAGTATACACCCATGAGGGCAAAAGACCTGGCAGTGCTTCTGCAGATTCCGGCCGGCAAAAGGGATGAGCTTCATAAAATCCTGGACATGCTGCTGGAAGAGGGAAAGATCAGCATCAACAAGCGGGGCCGCTATGAAGCGGTGAGAAAAGAAAATGGGAAGAAGCAAAAAGAACCTTCCCGTGAACAGGAGAAGAAGAGCAAAGGAAAACGGGAATTCTATCTGACAGGAACCTTTGTGGGCAATGCCAAAGGCTTCGGCTTTGTGGAAGTGGAAGGTGAGGAGGAGGATATTTTTATCTCCGAGGAACACACAGGAGATGCTCTTCACAAAGATACCGTTCAGATACGGATCATAAAAGAGGAAAGAGACGGACGCCGGAGAGAAGGCGCGGTAGTTAAAGTTCTGGAGCGGGGAATGAAAGAGGTTGTGGGCACATATGAAAAAAGTGACAGCTTCGGTTTCCTGGTTCCTGACAACAGAAAGTTTTCCAAAGATATCTTTATTCCCATGGAACACTCCATGGGAGCTGTCAGCGGTGATAAAGTGGTGGCAGCGATCCGTAATTACGGCAGCAGAAGCAGAAATCCGGAGGGAAAAGTAAAAGAAATTCTGGGACATAAGGGTGAAAAGGGCGTGGACGTTATGTCAGTGGCCAGAAGCTATGACCTGCCTATGGAATTTCCGGAAAAGGTACTGAACCAGGCAGATAGAATCAAGGAAAGCCTCAATGAAGGGGATTATTACGGCCGTATGGACTTACGGGACTGGACAATGGTCACCATTGACGGCGAGGACGCAAAGGACCTGGATGATGCGGTATCCATTACCAAAGAAGGGGAATTTTACCGTCTGGGTGTGCACATTGCCGATGTGAGCAATTATGTACAGTACAACAGCGCACTTGACAGAGAGGCTTTAAAAAGAGGTACCAGTGTCTATCTGGTTGACCGGGTGATCCCCATGCTTCCCAAAAAGCTGTCCAATGGTATCTGCTCTCTGAATGCAGGGGAAGACCGCCTGGCACTCAGCTGTCTGATGGATATCGACAAAAAGGGAAATGTGATCGGCCATAAGATAGCCGAGACCGTCATACATGTGGACCGGCGTATGACATATACAAATGTGAAAAAAATCCTGCTTCATGAGGATGAAGAAGTTACCATGGAATATGCGGAACTGGCGCCCATGTTTTTTCTTATGCAGGAGCTGTCAGGAATCCTGAGAAAGAAAAGAGGAAAAAGAGGAGCCATTGATTTTGATTTTCCGGAAAGTAAGATAAAATTGGATGAGAATGGCAGACCCACAGAGATATATCCTTATGAGCAGAATGTGGCAACAGAGATCATAGAAGATTTTATGCTTCTGGCAAATGAGACAGTTGCGGAGGAGTATTATTTCAGAGACATTCCTTTCGTATACAGAACACATGATGATCCGGACCCGGAAAAGATGGAGGCAGTCCTGACTATGATACGCGGAACCGGAATCCGGGTAAAAAAGGCAAAGCAGGAGATCCATCCCAAAGAGGTGCAGCGCATTTTAGATGAGATTGAGGGTATGGACTGTGAGCCGTTCTTTTCCAGACTCCTGCTGCGCTCCATGAAGCAGGCAAAATACACCATAGACTGCAGCGGCCACTTTGGACTGGCGGCCAGATATTACTGCCATTTTACTTCCCCGATCAGGCGGTATCCTGATCTGCAGATACACAGGATCATCAAAGAGACTATTCACGGAAGAATGACCCAGGAAAAGAAAAAGCACTACGCTGATCTCCTGGACGCAGTGGCAAACCAGTCCAGCACCCTGGAGCGCAGGGCAGAGGAAGTGGAACGGGAAACAGTTAAAATGAAGAAGGCGGAATATATGGAATCCCATATAGGTGAAGTCTTTGAAGGCACCATATCCGGAGTTATGGAATGGGGTCTCTATGTAGAACTGCCAAATACCATCGAAGGGCTGGTTCATGTAAATACTCTCACAGATGACTATTATATCTTTGACAGGGAACATTACAGCCTGACGGGTGAAAGCAAAAAAAGACAATATATTATGGGCCAAAAAATAAAGGTTCGGGTGGAAAATGCAGATATCGTAACAAAAACAGTGGATTTTTCACCCGTAACAGAGGAAAGCCAGGAAATGGCGGGAGGAAAGGAATAA
- the secG gene encoding preprotein translocase subunit SecG, protein MEILRIVLTILFVIDCIGLTVIILMQEGKSQGLGTIAGMADTYWGKNKGRSMEGALVKATKIMGILFFVLALVLNLKF, encoded by the coding sequence ATGGAAATTTTGAGAATTGTACTGACGATTTTATTCGTTATTGATTGTATTGGGTTGACCGTTATTATTCTGATGCAGGAAGGAAAATCTCAGGGACTTGGCACGATCGCCGGTATGGCTGATACCTATTGGGGTAAGAACAAAGGCCGTTCAATGGAAGGGGCACTGGTTAAAGCCACAAAAATCATGGGGATTTTATTCTTTGTTCTGGCACTGGTTTTGAATCTGAAATTTTAA
- a CDS encoding signal peptidase I, with amino-acid sequence MRRACYLTGELLYWILCLTLILNIILCIFGIRPFIVVSGSMEPAIKTGSISWVNCRADARHMERGDILAFERNDGELVLHRIVRRTEAGMVTKGDANKVPDAALVRAHQIKGKVLFTVPYVGKAFMKSTKEFAAFFITGSLILFITLKTVKISGGTYHEKNNVKK; translated from the coding sequence ATGAGAAGAGCATGTTATCTGACAGGAGAACTACTGTACTGGATCCTTTGTCTGACCCTGATACTCAATATTATTTTATGTATATTCGGTATTCGCCCTTTTATCGTAGTCAGCGGCTCTATGGAACCTGCTATTAAAACTGGAAGTATATCCTGGGTAAACTGCCGCGCAGATGCCAGACACATGGAGCGGGGGGATATACTGGCTTTTGAAAGAAATGACGGGGAACTGGTCCTGCATAGAATTGTCCGCAGGACAGAGGCGGGAATGGTGACAAAGGGGGATGCCAATAAAGTGCCGGATGCGGCTTTGGTGAGGGCACATCAAATAAAGGGCAAGGTTCTGTTTACGGTTCCGTATGTGGGAAAAGCGTTTATGAAGAGCACAAAAGAGTTTGCCGCGTTTTTTATAACAGGCAGTTTAATTCTATTTATCACATTAAAAACAGTGAAAATTTCAGGAGGAACATATCATGAGAAAAATAACGTTAAAAAGTAA
- the eno gene encoding phosphopyruvate hydratase — protein MNRYLPIRKVYAREVLDSRGNPTVEVEVTVGEGIVGKDGVTGRAIVPSGASTGRFEAVELRDGEKRYRGLGVQKAVNNVNVKLADAVLGENALRQSYIDSLLLEADGTDNKEHIGANAVLGVSLAVAKAAAKALKLPLYQYLGGCHAKRMPVPMMNILNGGKHADNTVDFQEFMIMPVGTESFHEGLRMCTEIYQALKKILKDKDLSTGVGDEGGFAPNLSSARDVFEILNQAVEKCGYAPGEQICYAMDAAASELYDQEKDCYYFPGESQMNGSEVQRSSREMVEYYRDLLDKFPIVSIEDGLHEDDWDGWQLMTQELGETVQLVGDDLFVTNVKRIKCGIKLNAGNAVLVKVNQIGTLTEAMDAVEMAQKAGYRAVISHRSGESEDTFIADLAVAVNAGQIKTGAPCRSERTAKYNRLLRIEDALGAQACYETPFER, from the coding sequence ATGAATCGTTATTTACCAATACGAAAGGTATACGCCAGAGAAGTATTAGACTCCAGAGGAAATCCGACAGTGGAAGTAGAAGTGACAGTCGGTGAAGGAATAGTGGGAAAAGACGGGGTGACGGGAAGGGCCATTGTACCCTCCGGTGCATCTACGGGCAGGTTTGAGGCAGTTGAACTGAGAGACGGAGAAAAAAGGTACAGAGGCCTGGGTGTCCAGAAGGCTGTGAACAATGTCAACGTTAAGCTGGCAGATGCTGTGCTTGGAGAAAACGCACTGAGACAAAGCTATATTGACAGTCTTCTTCTTGAAGCAGACGGAACAGACAACAAAGAGCATATAGGTGCCAACGCAGTTCTGGGAGTATCCCTGGCTGTGGCAAAGGCGGCTGCCAAAGCACTGAAACTTCCTCTTTATCAGTATCTTGGCGGATGTCATGCAAAGAGAATGCCGGTTCCCATGATGAATATTCTAAATGGAGGAAAACATGCAGACAATACTGTGGATTTTCAGGAATTTATGATCATGCCCGTGGGAACAGAGAGTTTTCATGAAGGGCTGCGCATGTGTACAGAAATCTATCAGGCTCTGAAAAAAATCCTGAAAGATAAAGATTTATCTACAGGCGTAGGTGATGAAGGTGGTTTTGCGCCGAATTTAAGCAGCGCCCGGGATGTTTTTGAAATTTTGAATCAGGCTGTGGAAAAGTGCGGCTATGCACCGGGGGAACAGATCTGCTATGCTATGGATGCTGCGGCAAGCGAACTGTATGACCAGGAAAAAGACTGTTACTATTTTCCGGGGGAATCTCAGATGAACGGCAGTGAGGTACAGAGAAGTTCCAGAGAGATGGTAGAATACTACAGGGATTTGCTCGATAAGTTTCCTATTGTTTCTATTGAAGATGGCTTACATGAAGATGACTGGGATGGATGGCAGCTCATGACTCAGGAACTGGGAGAAACGGTACAGCTTGTGGGAGACGACCTGTTTGTGACAAACGTAAAGAGGATCAAATGCGGGATCAAATTAAACGCGGGTAATGCGGTACTCGTAAAGGTAAACCAGATCGGTACTCTTACTGAGGCCATGGATGCTGTGGAAATGGCGCAGAAAGCCGGATACAGAGCCGTGATCTCTCACCGCTCTGGCGAGAGTGAGGACACTTTTATTGCGGACCTGGCTGTTGCGGTGAATGCGGGACAGATCAAGACCGGAGCGCCATGCCGCTCAGAGCGTACAGCAAAATATAACAGACTTCTCAGGATTGAAGACGCTCTTGGCGCACAGGCATGTTATGAAACACCATTCGAGAGATAA
- a CDS encoding TasA family protein — MRKITLKSKKQAFILGLALGTVLLIGSAAAYFTDTEQVKNHLTIGKVDITLTEPKWDAVPEKEKQDITPNKKLIKDPKVTNVGINDAFVFVTVQVPVANVITANQDGSRNPKALTELYSWTVNSGWTKMGNAADIKNESNIVVAHEYKYVYGTESACTALAKGITTPELFSSVTFANVIEGEKMPDGTSMEEAETDIDLKAFAIQTTDLTEKDVTDPANVWKIFETQNKS; from the coding sequence ATGAGAAAAATAACGTTAAAAAGTAAAAAACAAGCATTTATTTTAGGCCTGGCATTAGGGACAGTGCTTCTGATCGGAAGTGCCGCAGCCTATTTTACGGATACAGAACAGGTGAAAAATCATCTGACCATCGGAAAAGTAGATATTACACTGACAGAACCAAAATGGGATGCGGTACCGGAAAAAGAAAAACAGGATATAACGCCTAATAAAAAATTGATCAAGGACCCTAAAGTGACCAATGTGGGAATAAATGATGCATTTGTCTTTGTCACAGTGCAGGTGCCTGTTGCCAACGTCATTACCGCAAATCAGGATGGAAGCAGAAATCCTAAGGCACTCACAGAGCTTTATTCCTGGACAGTCAACAGCGGCTGGACAAAAATGGGAAATGCGGCTGATATCAAAAATGAGAGTAATATAGTAGTGGCCCATGAATATAAGTATGTATACGGAACAGAATCTGCCTGTACTGCGCTGGCAAAAGGCATCACAACACCGGAGTTGTTCAGCTCTGTAACCTTTGCCAATGTGATCGAAGGAGAGAAGATGCCTGATGGAACTTCCATGGAGGAGGCAGAGACAGATATTGATCTGAAGGCTTTTGCCATTCAGACCACAGACCTCACAGAGAAGGATGTGACAGACCCGGCAAATGTTTGGAAAATTTTTGAAACGCAGAACAAATCATGA
- a CDS encoding M3 family oligoendopeptidase, producing MKFCDMPYERIDFEKVKEELLELMEAFKSAGSAQKQFEIHKKYYALSDKVSTQVTLASIRHSMDTTDVFYEKEKAYYDEQVPAYSNLTVEYLKLLYHSRFREELEQIIGAVAFKNMELSFRSVSEAVIPLMQEENALVTEYEKLLASAKIDWDGEVLNLSLLGPYLKHKDPEVRKRAYEKQNAFFLSISDKLDELYDKLVKNRTLQAKELGFESYTELGYLRMQRNSYQREQVENLRRQVKEVFVPFAESLYEHRRERLGLSKMYFSDEQVYGREGNPQPFGTPEEILKAGQRMYGELSKETREFFDFMMENELLDVFGRKTKAVGGYMTYIPDYKSPFIFANFNGTSDDVNVITHECGHAFQGYLASEDPIREHADIGMETAEIHSMSMEFFSEPWYALFFAGDKAKAYQEMHLEDAVLFIPYGCMVDEFQHRIYDEPDMTPKERKLVWKELERVYKPHLDYGSLQFFAEGGYWQRQHHIYSFPLYYIDYVIAQLCAFEYKNKMQENYEEAWRSYLQLCRLSASDFFENLLQKAGLRSPFEDGCIREIVDKLQKDIHS from the coding sequence ATGAAATTTTGTGACATGCCATATGAGAGAATTGACTTTGAGAAGGTAAAAGAGGAACTGTTGGAACTGATGGAGGCTTTCAAATCAGCCGGAAGTGCTCAAAAACAGTTTGAAATCCACAAAAAATACTATGCACTTTCAGATAAAGTTTCCACACAGGTCACCCTGGCATCTATCCGGCACAGTATGGATACCACAGATGTGTTTTATGAAAAGGAAAAGGCTTATTACGATGAACAGGTGCCTGCCTACAGCAATTTGACAGTAGAGTATTTGAAACTTCTGTATCATTCCCGGTTCAGGGAAGAGTTGGAGCAGATCATCGGGGCTGTGGCATTTAAGAACATGGAACTATCCTTCCGCTCTGTGAGTGAAGCTGTAATTCCGCTTATGCAGGAAGAAAATGCGCTGGTCACCGAATATGAAAAACTGCTGGCCAGTGCAAAAATAGACTGGGACGGGGAAGTCTTAAATCTTTCTCTTTTAGGTCCTTATCTCAAGCATAAAGACCCGGAAGTCCGCAAAAGAGCATATGAAAAACAAAATGCGTTCTTTCTGAGCATTTCAGATAAACTGGATGAGCTGTATGATAAACTTGTAAAAAACAGGACGCTTCAGGCAAAAGAACTGGGGTTTGAAAGCTATACGGAATTGGGATATCTGCGTATGCAGCGGAACAGTTACCAAAGAGAACAGGTGGAGAATTTAAGGCGTCAGGTGAAAGAGGTCTTTGTACCGTTTGCAGAGAGTCTGTATGAACACAGGAGAGAGCGCCTGGGTCTGTCAAAAATGTATTTTTCGGATGAACAGGTATATGGCAGAGAGGGAAATCCCCAGCCTTTCGGAACACCGGAAGAAATTCTGAAAGCCGGACAGAGAATGTATGGGGAGCTTTCAAAGGAGACCAGGGAATTCTTTGATTTTATGATGGAAAATGAACTTCTGGATGTGTTTGGAAGAAAAACAAAGGCAGTTGGCGGATATATGACATATATTCCGGATTATAAATCTCCATTTATTTTTGCTAACTTTAACGGGACCAGCGACGATGTGAATGTCATCACCCATGAGTGCGGTCATGCCTTTCAGGGATATCTGGCTTCCGAGGATCCTATTCGTGAACATGCGGATATCGGCATGGAGACCGCTGAGATCCATTCCATGTCAATGGAATTTTTCTCAGAACCTTGGTATGCCCTGTTTTTTGCAGGTGACAAGGCAAAGGCGTATCAGGAAATGCATCTGGAAGATGCGGTTTTATTCATTCCTTACGGCTGTATGGTGGATGAATTCCAGCACAGGATATACGATGAGCCTGACATGACTCCGAAAGAAAGAAAACTGGTCTGGAAGGAGCTGGAGCGTGTCTATAAGCCGCATTTGGATTACGGAAGCCTGCAGTTTTTTGCCGAGGGCGGTTACTGGCAGCGGCAGCATCACATTTACAGTTTTCCTCTGTACTATATTGATTATGTGATCGCGCAGCTCTGTGCTTTTGAATATAAAAACAAAATGCAGGAAAATTATGAGGAGGCATGGAGGAGCTACTTACAGCTCTGCAGACTGTCTGCATCTGACTTTTTTGAGAATCTACTGCAAAAAGCCGGCCTGCGTTCTCCGTTTGAGGATGGATGCATTCGTGAGATCGTGGACAAATTACAAAAGGATATCCACAGCTAA